The Nostoc sp. 'Lobaria pulmonaria (5183) cyanobiont' genome window below encodes:
- the ureC gene encoding urease subunit alpha, producing MSYRMDRRAYIETYGPTVGDRIRLADTELFIEVEQDFTTYGDEVKFGGGKVIRDGMGQSPISNADGAVDLVITNALILDWWGIVKADVGIKDGKIFKIGKAGNPYIQDNVDIIIGPGTEALAGEGMILTAGGIDAHIHFICPQQIEVAIASGITTMIGGGTGPATGTNATTCTPGPWNIYRMLQAADAFPVNLGFLGKGNASQPQGLVEQVAAGAMGLKLHEDWGTTPAAIDTCLSVADDYDVQVAIHTDTLNEAGFVEDTIAAFKNRVIHTYHTEGAGGGHAPDIIKVCGQANVLPSSTNPTRPYTLNTLDEHLDMLMVCHHLDPAIAEDVAFAESRIRRETIAAEDILHDLGAFSMISSDSQAMGRVGEVIIRTWQTSHKMKVQRGTLNPQGTQQKADNFRAKRYVAKYTINPAIAHGIAQYVGSVEEGKLADLCLWRPAFFGVKPEIVIKGGMIAWSQMGDANASIPTPQPVYMRPMFGSFAGARHATSLTFVSQAALEKEIPSQLGLQKPAVAVSGTRQLSKRDMKLNDALPYIEVDPETYQVRANGELLICEPATVLPMAQRYFLF from the coding sequence ATGAGTTACAGAATGGATCGCCGCGCCTACATTGAAACTTATGGGCCGACAGTAGGCGATCGCATCCGACTTGCAGACACAGAATTATTTATTGAAGTTGAACAAGATTTCACTACCTACGGCGATGAAGTAAAATTCGGCGGCGGTAAAGTCATCCGAGACGGAATGGGACAATCCCCAATTTCTAACGCTGATGGTGCTGTAGATTTAGTAATTACTAATGCCTTAATTCTCGATTGGTGGGGTATTGTCAAAGCGGATGTTGGCATTAAAGATGGCAAGATTTTCAAAATTGGTAAAGCTGGAAATCCTTATATTCAAGACAACGTAGATATTATTATCGGCCCTGGAACCGAAGCCTTAGCAGGGGAAGGAATGATTCTCACTGCTGGGGGTATCGATGCCCATATTCATTTTATTTGTCCCCAACAGATTGAAGTGGCGATCGCTTCTGGTATTACTACCATGATCGGCGGCGGTACTGGGCCAGCTACGGGTACAAATGCCACTACCTGCACCCCCGGCCCTTGGAATATTTACCGTATGTTGCAAGCTGCTGATGCTTTTCCCGTCAACTTAGGATTTTTGGGCAAAGGTAACGCTAGTCAACCCCAAGGACTTGTAGAACAAGTAGCCGCCGGTGCAATGGGATTAAAGCTGCATGAAGACTGGGGAACTACACCCGCAGCAATTGATACTTGTCTCAGCGTTGCCGATGATTATGATGTGCAAGTAGCGATTCATACTGATACCCTGAACGAAGCCGGATTTGTGGAAGATACGATCGCCGCTTTCAAGAATCGTGTCATCCACACCTACCACACCGAAGGCGCAGGCGGAGGACACGCACCAGATATTATCAAAGTTTGCGGACAAGCTAATGTTCTGCCATCTTCTACCAACCCCACACGCCCTTACACCCTCAACACCTTAGACGAACACTTGGATATGTTGATGGTATGCCATCATCTTGATCCTGCGATCGCCGAAGATGTCGCTTTTGCCGAATCTCGCATCCGTCGGGAAACCATTGCTGCCGAAGACATTTTGCACGACTTAGGCGCATTTAGTATGATTTCTTCTGATTCCCAGGCAATGGGAAGGGTAGGCGAAGTGATAATTCGCACGTGGCAGACATCTCACAAAATGAAGGTGCAACGGGGAACTCTGAACCCGCAAGGAACACAGCAAAAAGCAGACAATTTTCGGGCAAAAAGGTATGTTGCTAAGTATACGATTAATCCGGCGATCGCTCACGGAATTGCTCAATATGTGGGTTCAGTGGAAGAGGGAAAATTAGCAGATTTATGTTTGTGGCGTCCGGCATTTTTTGGCGTGAAACCAGAGATAGTGATTAAAGGCGGGATGATTGCATGGTCGCAAATGGGCGATGCTAACGCCAGTATTCCCACACCGCAACCAGTGTATATGCGACCGATGTTTGGTAGTTTTGCAGGGGCACGTCATGCTACATCATTAACTTTTGTTTCCCAAGCAGCTTTAGAGAAAGAAATTCCCAGCCAATTAGGTTTACAAAAGCCAGCAGTTGCAGTTTCTGGGACACGCCAATTGAGTAAGCGGGATATGAAGCTGAATGATGCACTACCCTACATTGAAGTTGATCCAGAAACATACCAAGTCAGGGCCAATGGTGAGTTGCTGATTTGTGAACCTGCGACAGTTTTACCAATGGCGCAGAGGTACTTTTTGTTTTAA
- a CDS encoding type II toxin-antitoxin system VapC family toxin — protein MLTQPSIFLDTNIVLYFLGGRLINPLPSGEYFISVITEIELLSYPSLSLEEETQIIDFLNKITIIGIDSNIKNLTIAFRKQYKLRLPDAIIAATAKSLNATLFTNDVRLVNLTEVNTQSVQIV, from the coding sequence GTGTTGACACAACCTTCGATTTTTTTAGATACAAATATAGTCTTGTATTTTTTGGGTGGCCGCTTGATAAATCCACTACCATCAGGAGAATATTTTATTTCAGTGATTACTGAGATTGAATTACTCTCTTATCCGAGTCTCAGTTTAGAAGAAGAAACACAAATTATTGATTTTTTAAATAAAATTACAATTATTGGTATTGATAGTAATATTAAAAATTTAACAATTGCATTTCGCAAACAATATAAACTCAGGCTTCCTGACGCAATAATTGCAGCAACTGCAAAATCTCTAAATGCAACATTGTTTACGAATGATGTAAGATTGGTTAATTTAACAGAAGTTAACACTCAGTCAGTGCAAATTGTGTAA
- a CDS encoding NACHT domain-containing protein codes for MSLPTDFLTQLEQYSELSNREKAVFLEIFANGKSRVQATQTFNISNSNLSSCLTGIYKKFCISGNGPVKETRLREYLEKRYLQHKPSDNSTADIAEDDVDALVQEIREKVKSSIKEKCGTMRVLDMPQPIELTGERGIYTNVNILEKITGRRRLDISELLQNCDPEHFDHFGLSRVTEKRVSGLEVVQRYSKLMVLGKPGAGKTTFLKYLAMQCIEGQYLTNRVPLFITLKDFAEAPKEPNVLKYIAQQLSSCAVNNASVKADQLLKQGKVLVLLDGLDEVREEDTKRVLRQILNLSEQFHTNQFMIPCRIAAKEYTFERFTEVEMADFDQKQIAIFAENWFRLSDPVKAERFIHKLQDNEPIQELATNPLLLTLLCLVFGESADFPANRSELYKEGLDVLLKKWDAKRNIERDQVYKNLSLHRKEDLLSQIALTSFEQKDYFFKQKTVEAYIADFIRNLRDARTELKELELDSEAVLKAIEAQHGLLVERAKGIYSFSHLTFQEYFTAREIVANSAWENLAAHITEKRWREVFLLTAGMMRNADKLVFLMKREIDNLLAKDEKLQQFLIWLHKKSLSVVCHDELVVIRIFYLCLEFIYNFDFLENDEHIELADYFGIIGIHNHYLIYENSSGLDKAYYDLIAYENYAYFSPNQRIFSDINEILYYENKMELIIVINQLKNELPNHNQNKETFQKWWKENRDNWCKQIKLVVSNYRNIGHDWQFSEAQQELLLQYYDANVLLMDCLESDCYVSCEVRQEIENSLLLPISELKIKN; via the coding sequence ATGTCGTTACCAACAGACTTCTTGACACAACTAGAGCAATACAGCGAATTGTCAAACCGAGAAAAGGCGGTCTTTTTGGAAATCTTTGCTAATGGCAAGAGTCGAGTTCAAGCTACACAAACGTTCAACATCTCTAATAGCAATCTCAGTAGTTGTTTAACGGGGATTTACAAGAAGTTCTGTATTAGTGGTAATGGGCCTGTGAAAGAAACCCGCTTGCGGGAATATCTCGAAAAGCGATATTTGCAGCATAAACCTTCGGATAACTCAACTGCCGATATTGCAGAGGATGACGTTGATGCCCTAGTTCAAGAAATCCGCGAGAAGGTCAAATCCAGCATTAAAGAAAAGTGTGGAACTATGCGGGTGCTGGATATGCCCCAGCCAATTGAATTAACTGGAGAGCGAGGCATCTATACCAACGTCAACATTCTGGAGAAAATCACAGGACGCAGGCGACTGGATATCTCTGAACTGTTGCAAAACTGCGATCCAGAACACTTTGATCACTTTGGACTCAGCCGAGTAACAGAGAAGCGAGTATCGGGACTAGAAGTGGTGCAACGCTACAGTAAGCTAATGGTTTTAGGAAAACCCGGAGCAGGTAAGACCACATTTTTGAAGTATTTGGCGATGCAGTGCATTGAGGGGCAGTATTTGACAAACCGAGTTCCCTTATTCATCACCCTCAAGGACTTTGCAGAAGCGCCCAAAGAGCCAAATGTATTGAAATATATTGCTCAACAATTATCAAGTTGTGCAGTGAATAATGCCAGCGTTAAAGCAGATCAACTATTGAAACAAGGTAAGGTATTAGTGTTACTGGATGGCTTGGATGAAGTTCGTGAAGAGGATACGAAGCGTGTCTTACGGCAAATTCTGAATCTTTCTGAGCAGTTTCATACTAATCAGTTCATGATTCCCTGTCGAATTGCTGCCAAAGAATACACCTTTGAACGATTCACTGAGGTGGAAATGGCAGATTTTGACCAAAAGCAAATCGCCATTTTTGCCGAAAACTGGTTTCGGTTAAGCGACCCCGTAAAAGCTGAAAGATTCATCCACAAGCTGCAAGATAACGAACCAATTCAAGAATTAGCAACCAATCCACTATTGTTAACGCTGCTGTGTTTGGTATTTGGGGAAAGCGCAGATTTTCCAGCAAATCGTTCTGAGCTTTATAAAGAAGGCTTGGATGTATTGCTAAAAAAATGGGATGCCAAACGCAACATTGAGCGCGATCAAGTTTATAAAAACCTATCGCTGCACCGTAAGGAAGATTTGCTGAGTCAAATTGCCCTTACTAGCTTTGAGCAGAAAGACTATTTCTTTAAGCAAAAAACGGTTGAAGCATACATTGCTGACTTCATTCGTAACTTACGTGATGCTCGTACTGAGCTAAAAGAATTGGAACTAGACAGCGAAGCTGTTTTGAAGGCGATTGAAGCACAACATGGGCTACTAGTAGAACGGGCAAAGGGTATCTATTCCTTTTCACATCTAACGTTTCAAGAATATTTTACTGCTAGGGAGATTGTTGCTAATTCTGCTTGGGAAAATTTAGCGGCTCATATCACTGAAAAACGCTGGAGAGAAGTGTTTTTGCTTACCGCTGGTATGATGCGAAATGCTGATAAATTGGTATTCTTGATGAAGCGAGAAATTGATAACTTACTGGCTAAAGATGAGAAACTGCAACAGTTTTTAATATGGCTTCACAAAAAATCTCTGTCTGTTGTGTGTCACGATGAATTAGTGGTTATCCGAATTTTTTATCTATGCTTAGAGTTTATTTATAACTTTGATTTTTTAGAGAATGATGAACATATTGAATTAGCTGATTATTTTGGAATAATTGGGATTCATAACCATTACTTGATTTATGAAAACTCTAGTGGTCTTGATAAGGCTTACTACGATTTAATTGCATATGAAAATTATGCTTATTTTTCTCCTAATCAGAGGATTTTTTCTGATATTAATGAAATACTTTATTATGAAAATAAAATGGAATTAATTATAGTAATTAACCAACTTAAGAATGAGTTGCCAAATCATAATCAGAACAAAGAAACATTTCAGAAATGGTGGAAAGAAAATAGAGATAATTGGTGTAAACAAATAAAGCTTGTAGTTTCTAATTATCGTAATATTGGTCATGACTGGCAGTTCAGCGAGGCACAACAGGAATTATTATTGCAGTATTACGATGCAAATGTACTGCTGATGGATTGTCTAGAGAGCGATTGTTATGTTAGCTGTGAAGTCAGGCAGGAAATTGAAAATAGTTTGCTGTTACCAATAAGTGAATTAAAAATTAAAAATTAA
- a CDS encoding hybrid sensor histidine kinase/response regulator translates to MTSQSSRSGKILVVDDSPDNVFLIKTILEEEGYTVSTAENGISALAELKASPCDLVLLDLMMPDMDGYEVTKYIRKEMKLPQYIPILLITAHDAPNVAHGLDLGADDFIRKPVTVDELLARVRSLLRLKHSMDERDEIARQREDFVSRLTHDLRTPLVAADRMLMLFQQGALGTLSTQMQEVIAIMARSNINLLSMVNTLLEVYRFEAGRKSLAFQPVNLGQLLDEVTGELSPLAQDKTLSLNLDVTEESITNTVMGDRLELHRLFTNLIGNAIKFTEAGSITIRFTSQHQFNKSNQSQFSEKSNSVDHIRIEIADTGPGIPPEEQATIFERFRQGSHKSSGSGLGLYLARRIVEAHQGIILLNSELGKGSVFIVLLPTKT, encoded by the coding sequence ATGACTTCGCAATCTTCTCGTTCTGGCAAAATTTTGGTTGTTGATGACTCTCCTGATAATGTGTTTTTGATCAAAACTATTTTGGAGGAAGAAGGTTACACGGTTAGCACCGCAGAAAATGGAATTTCGGCTTTGGCAGAATTGAAAGCTTCTCCTTGTGACTTGGTATTACTGGATCTGATGATGCCAGATATGGATGGGTACGAAGTCACTAAATACATTCGGAAAGAGATGAAATTGCCGCAATACATCCCCATATTGCTGATCACTGCCCACGATGCGCCCAACGTCGCCCACGGATTAGACTTGGGTGCTGATGATTTTATCCGCAAACCTGTAACAGTTGATGAATTGCTGGCACGAGTGCGATCGCTCCTGCGTTTGAAGCATAGTATGGATGAACGTGATGAAATTGCCCGTCAGCGAGAAGATTTTGTCTCCCGCCTCACCCACGACTTACGTACTCCCTTAGTAGCCGCCGATCGTATGTTGATGCTATTTCAGCAAGGTGCATTGGGAACATTATCAACGCAAATGCAGGAAGTAATCGCCATCATGGCCCGTAGCAATATCAATCTGCTTTCTATGGTGAATACTTTATTGGAAGTTTATCGTTTTGAAGCGGGTCGCAAAAGTTTAGCGTTTCAACCGGTTAATCTGGGTCAGTTGCTAGATGAAGTGACTGGAGAATTGTCACCCTTAGCTCAAGATAAAACACTGTCCCTAAATTTGGATGTTACTGAAGAGTCAATCACAAACACAGTGATGGGCGATCGCTTGGAACTGCATCGTCTATTTACCAACCTTATAGGCAATGCGATCAAATTTACCGAAGCTGGATCTATTACTATTCGTTTTACTTCTCAACACCAGTTCAACAAAAGTAATCAATCTCAGTTCTCTGAAAAATCCAATTCCGTTGACCACATTAGAATTGAGATAGCGGATACCGGCCCAGGTATTCCTCCTGAAGAACAAGCCACCATCTTTGAACGATTTCGCCAAGGCAGTCATAAGAGTTCTGGTAGTGGCTTAGGACTGTATCTTGCTCGTCGAATTGTCGAAGCACATCAAGGCATTATTCTGCTTAATTCTGAGTTGGGCAAAGGTAGTGTATTTATTGTGCTTTTACCCACTAAAACATGA
- a CDS encoding aldehyde dehydrogenase — protein MITTELSNIGNIIQTQREFFQTGKTKEVTFRIEQLKNLKQAIIEHEQSIVEALQADLRKPEVETYLTEISVIKDIDYAIKHLQNWTKPQKAAVSWDFFSYSARIYPEPLGVVLIIGPWNYPFNLIISPLIGAIAAGNCAIIKPSEIASHTSDIIAKIIAKNFDPAYLAVIEGGVEASQKLLAEKFDHIFFTGGTAVGKIIMAAAAKYLTPVTLELGGKSPCIVDTDINLEHTVRRITWGKFINAGQTCIAPDYLLVNKTIKKDLIDGLEKSLKEFYGENPVNSPDYARIISQKHFDRLVSFLKDGEVIIGGENQPSERYIAPTLIDNVSLEDSVMQEEIFGPILPIIEYTDIAEAIALINSRPKPLALYLFSQDKNLQKQVLQETSSGGVCINDTVMQVGVSSLPFGGVGDSGIGNYHGKASFDTFSHKKSVLQNSFWLDLKWRYAPYQGKLPLIKKLLG, from the coding sequence ATGATTACCACTGAATTATCTAACATTGGCAATATTATCCAGACTCAGCGAGAGTTTTTTCAAACGGGCAAAACTAAAGAAGTAACTTTTCGCATTGAACAACTGAAAAATCTTAAGCAAGCAATCATTGAGCATGAACAGTCAATAGTCGAGGCATTACAAGCGGATTTACGTAAACCAGAAGTAGAAACTTACCTTACAGAAATCAGCGTAATTAAGGATATTGATTACGCCATCAAACATCTTCAAAACTGGACTAAACCCCAAAAAGCAGCGGTTTCCTGGGATTTTTTTTCTTACTCAGCGAGAATTTATCCAGAACCGTTAGGGGTTGTCTTAATTATTGGGCCTTGGAACTATCCATTTAACTTAATTATCTCACCCTTAATAGGTGCGATCGCAGCCGGTAATTGTGCAATTATCAAACCTTCAGAAATTGCTTCTCATACGTCTGATATCATAGCTAAGATTATTGCCAAAAATTTTGACCCTGCTTATCTTGCAGTGATTGAAGGAGGCGTGGAAGCAAGTCAAAAACTACTAGCAGAAAAGTTTGACCATATCTTTTTTACTGGTGGCACAGCCGTCGGCAAAATCATCATGGCAGCAGCAGCAAAATATCTCACACCAGTGACTTTAGAATTGGGTGGGAAAAGTCCTTGCATTGTAGATACTGACATTAATCTTGAACACACTGTCAGACGAATTACTTGGGGCAAATTTATTAATGCTGGACAAACTTGTATCGCCCCCGACTATCTTTTGGTTAATAAAACAATCAAGAAAGATTTAATAGATGGGCTGGAAAAATCCTTAAAAGAATTTTATGGTGAGAATCCTGTAAACAGTCCTGATTATGCCCGGATTATCAGTCAAAAACACTTTGATAGATTAGTAAGTTTTCTCAAAGACGGTGAAGTTATCATCGGTGGAGAAAACCAACCTTCAGAGCGTTATATCGCTCCAACACTAATTGATAATGTCTCATTAGAAGATTCTGTAATGCAGGAAGAAATCTTTGGGCCCATTTTACCCATAATTGAATATACTGACATTGCAGAAGCGATCGCTTTGATTAACTCTAGACCCAAACCCTTGGCGTTATACTTATTTTCTCAAGACAAAAACCTGCAAAAGCAAGTTTTGCAGGAAACTTCCTCTGGTGGAGTCTGTATTAACGACACAGTTATGCAGGTTGGTGTCTCGTCTTTACCATTTGGTGGAGTGGGAGATAGCGGTATCGGCAACTATCACGGCAAAGCTAGCTTTGACACCTTTTCCCATAAGAAAAGTGTATTGCAAAACTCCTTCTGGCTCGATTTAAAATGGCGATACGCTCCATATCAGGGCAAATTGCCACTTATAAAGAAACTTCTGGGTTAA
- a CDS encoding sulfite oxidase-like oxidoreductase, producing the protein MLGKFFQKPGKEEGERVPPGQHLAKGFPVLTYGETPQVSTEEWEFRVWGLTKSATFSWSDFMALPQHEFTADFHCVTRWSKLDVKWTGIKVKDFMGLIELDPKVAHIMEHCYGGYTTNISVEDFLREENFFAFKVFGEDLPSEHGGPMRLVVPHLYAWKSAKWINGLEFLAAEELGFWERNGYHRRGEPWAEERYSNAFGF; encoded by the coding sequence ATGCTAGGAAAATTTTTTCAGAAACCAGGCAAAGAAGAGGGCGAACGCGTCCCTCCTGGTCAACACTTAGCCAAAGGTTTTCCCGTATTAACTTACGGTGAAACTCCCCAAGTCAGCACTGAGGAATGGGAGTTTCGAGTTTGGGGTTTAACAAAATCTGCTACCTTTAGTTGGTCAGATTTTATGGCGCTACCTCAACACGAATTCACCGCCGACTTCCACTGTGTAACGCGCTGGTCTAAACTCGATGTCAAATGGACTGGCATTAAAGTTAAAGATTTCATGGGTCTGATTGAATTAGACCCGAAAGTAGCCCACATTATGGAACACTGCTATGGCGGCTACACTACCAATATTTCTGTAGAAGATTTTCTGCGCGAAGAAAACTTCTTTGCTTTTAAAGTCTTTGGTGAAGACCTTCCATCTGAACACGGTGGGCCGATGCGGTTAGTTGTACCCCACCTCTATGCTTGGAAAAGTGCTAAGTGGATTAATGGTTTGGAATTTTTAGCTGCTGAAGAACTTGGTTTTTGGGAACGCAATGGCTACCATCGCCGTGGTGAACCTTGGGCTGAGGAGCGTTACAGCAACGCTTTTGGGTTTTAA
- the rpmF gene encoding 50S ribosomal protein L32, whose protein sequence is MAVPKKKTSKSKRDKRRATWRHKAVVEAQKALSLGKSILTGRSTFVYPAAEEEEEES, encoded by the coding sequence ATGGCTGTTCCTAAGAAGAAAACTTCAAAATCAAAACGAGATAAACGTCGAGCTACCTGGAGGCACAAAGCCGTCGTCGAAGCTCAGAAAGCTCTGTCTCTGGGCAAATCAATTTTGACTGGACGTTCTACATTTGTTTATCCAGCTGCTGAAGAAGAGGAAGAAGAATCATAA
- a CDS encoding caspase family protein, whose translation MANYWAIAIGINQYQLFQPLSCAQADAEALEDFLVTEAGFLPKHCLVMTDTSPPIGDRSTYPTKENILLLLEDLAATSWQQEDYLWLFFSGYGVNYKGKDYLMPAEGNPELVQETGIELRSLMQSLQLANLNVLLLLDINRAFGTQADAPVGEETIELAQELQLATILSCQPEQFSHESSELGHGFFTAALLEALRSGNGSNLADLESYLSLIVPKLCHHHWRPIQNPATIIPSRQQVILPKLAMESDFQPEPMIYPEESFAVALAAPPLDDYSKTSAVRKEVSVNSSQQVKGQKVQESGGSLVSQPMAETSLGVNTKGRFIPNSSKGYVSRLPANQPSIPFWKQFILWGGGSLLVAGLIAVVFLRNQETFRIKQISSTSPNATVSDRQVVENLPSDRTPPVRLNNQSSAQIASSSQSKKRNQAVLDLAKMSLRQTQASDLSMAIATARKIQSGEPLYEQAQENINIWSQMILDLAEGRAKQRQYASAIAAARLITKDEAPYAKAQAAINLWRLEGKQYVSNKTLLDAANALIKSEQASTYNRAIEVAKKVPSGQPGFDTAQKSINNWSEKILDLAKRRAAEGERNAAIATAALVPEETGAYEDAQDAIQKWQKK comes from the coding sequence ATGGCAAATTACTGGGCGATCGCGATTGGTATCAATCAATATCAGTTATTTCAACCTTTAAGTTGTGCCCAAGCAGATGCTGAGGCACTAGAAGATTTTTTGGTGACAGAGGCAGGTTTTCTCCCCAAACACTGTTTAGTGATGACAGATACTTCGCCACCGATTGGGGATAGGTCAACTTACCCGACGAAGGAGAATATTTTGTTGCTGCTTGAAGATTTGGCAGCAACAAGTTGGCAACAGGAAGACTATCTGTGGTTATTTTTTAGCGGTTATGGAGTCAATTACAAGGGCAAAGATTACTTAATGCCAGCAGAGGGCAACCCCGAACTCGTGCAAGAGACTGGCATAGAATTGCGATCGCTAATGCAAAGTCTGCAACTTGCTAACCTGAATGTATTGCTACTACTGGATATCAACCGCGCTTTTGGCACTCAAGCGGATGCTCCCGTTGGTGAAGAAACAATAGAACTAGCCCAAGAACTACAACTCGCGACTATTCTTTCTTGCCAACCAGAGCAATTTTCCCACGAGAGTAGCGAACTAGGTCACGGATTCTTTACAGCAGCTTTGTTAGAAGCTTTACGTTCTGGTAATGGCAGCAACTTGGCAGATTTAGAAAGCTACCTAAGCTTGATTGTACCAAAGTTATGTCACCACCACTGGCGTCCTATCCAAAACCCTGCCACCATCATCCCATCAAGGCAGCAAGTAATCTTGCCAAAATTGGCAATGGAAAGTGATTTTCAGCCAGAACCAATGATTTATCCAGAAGAATCTTTTGCTGTTGCCCTGGCAGCTCCTCCCCTCGACGATTACTCTAAAACTTCAGCAGTTCGGAAAGAAGTTAGTGTGAACTCCTCCCAACAGGTGAAAGGTCAAAAAGTCCAGGAGTCAGGAGGCAGCTTAGTTTCCCAGCCAATGGCGGAAACTTCTTTGGGAGTGAATACCAAAGGAAGATTTATTCCTAATTCTTCCAAAGGTTACGTCTCTCGATTGCCAGCGAATCAGCCAAGCATCCCTTTTTGGAAACAGTTTATCTTGTGGGGCGGAGGTAGCTTGCTGGTAGCAGGTTTAATCGCCGTAGTTTTTCTGCGTAATCAAGAAACTTTTAGAATTAAGCAAATATCAAGTACATCACCCAACGCTACTGTTAGCGATCGCCAGGTTGTCGAGAATTTACCAAGCGATCGCACTCCACCAGTTAGACTCAACAACCAATCTAGCGCTCAAATAGCCTCTAGTTCCCAGTCAAAAAAGCGAAATCAAGCAGTATTAGACCTGGCGAAAATGTCGCTCAGACAAACTCAGGCGAGTGATTTGAGCATGGCGATCGCTACAGCCCGGAAAATTCAATCGGGTGAACCACTGTACGAACAAGCTCAGGAGAATATTAATATTTGGAGCCAGATGATTTTAGATTTAGCAGAGGGTCGTGCTAAACAAAGACAGTATGCCAGCGCTATTGCTGCTGCTCGATTAATCACCAAAGATGAAGCCCCCTACGCCAAAGCACAAGCAGCAATTAACCTGTGGCGGTTAGAGGGTAAGCAGTATGTGAGTAACAAAACTCTTTTAGATGCAGCTAATGCCTTAATTAAGTCTGAACAGGCATCTACCTACAATCGGGCGATCGAAGTTGCCAAGAAAGTACCATCTGGTCAACCAGGCTTCGATACTGCCCAAAAATCGATCAATAACTGGAGTGAGAAAATTTTAGACCTGGCAAAGCGTCGCGCCGCCGAAGGAGAACGTAATGCCGCAATTGCGACCGCAGCTTTAGTGCCAGAGGAGACAGGCGCTTACGAAGATGCTCAGGATGCCATTCAAAAATGGCAAAAGAAATAG
- a CDS encoding Mo-dependent nitrogenase C-terminal domain-containing protein, whose protein sequence is MKVFDNTTKKIFLASWVSINQAETTDHKATQLNHSASKPHWDILQPLRQRVENIQIRDRQLAHRLCKLIPSQCPFERDVKLFGKTLFHIPPMCKLNPLYEEVVGLRFRALCYLADECGEDVSQYC, encoded by the coding sequence ATGAAGGTATTCGACAATACCACAAAAAAGATTTTTCTGGCAAGCTGGGTATCAATCAATCAAGCAGAGACTACTGACCATAAAGCAACCCAGCTAAACCATTCTGCTTCCAAGCCTCACTGGGATATTCTCCAACCCCTACGGCAACGAGTAGAAAACATTCAAATCCGCGATCGCCAACTAGCTCATCGTTTGTGCAAACTGATTCCGTCTCAGTGCCCCTTTGAACGCGATGTCAAATTATTTGGGAAGACCTTGTTTCACATCCCACCCATGTGCAAGCTCAACCCCTTATATGAAGAAGTGGTTGGTTTACGTTTCCGAGCATTGTGCTATCTAGCCGACGAGTGTGGCGAAGATGTATCGCAGTACTGCTAA
- a CDS encoding Uma2 family endonuclease, translating to MTKTPIKISTLEEYINFDDGTDKRYEIEDEVLVEMPPGTGKHEAIITLLLVRFFLEIQKMGLPLQPRPNGTEVLTNKQLRRPDVCVITNEQAKSIETTSAILKTAPPLLVEVVSPESIDRDYNQKTSEYAAMGVVEYWIVDPLENKITVCLLNQSSYKQTMFIEDQRIVSQTFPELTLTAQQVFSP from the coding sequence ATGACTAAAACACCAATAAAAATTAGTACTCTTGAGGAATACATCAATTTTGATGATGGCACCGACAAGCGTTATGAAATTGAGGATGAGGTGCTGGTAGAAATGCCTCCTGGTACTGGCAAACATGAGGCGATTATCACCCTACTGTTAGTTCGCTTTTTTTTAGAAATTCAAAAAATGGGACTGCCTCTACAACCGCGCCCTAACGGTACAGAGGTGCTGACCAATAAACAACTTAGAAGACCTGATGTTTGTGTAATTACCAATGAACAGGCAAAAAGTATTGAGACGACCTCGGCTATCCTCAAAACTGCTCCACCCCTCTTAGTTGAAGTGGTAAGCCCTGAATCTATTGACAGAGACTATAACCAAAAAACCTCTGAGTATGCGGCGATGGGTGTGGTCGAGTATTGGATTGTTGATCCTCTGGAAAATAAAATAACTGTGTGTTTGCTAAATCAGAGCAGTTACAAGCAAACTATGTTTATCGAAGACCAACGGATTGTTTCTCAAACGTTCCCAGAATTAACCCTGACAGCCCAGCAGGTGTTTTCACCTTAA